Proteins from a single region of Pongo abelii isolate AG06213 chromosome 17, NHGRI_mPonAbe1-v2.0_pri, whole genome shotgun sequence:
- the LOC134760335 gene encoding elongin-A3 translates to MAAGSTTLRAVQKLQVRLATKTNPKKLEKYLQKLSALPMTADILAETGIRKTVKRLRKHQHVGDFARDLAARWKKLVLVDRNTGPDPQDAEDSASRQRLGEALQDQEKAWGFPENATAPRSPSHSPQHGRTARRTPPGQQRPHPRSPSREPRAERKRPRMAPADSGPRRDPPTRTAPLPTPEGPEPAVPGKQPGRGHAHAAQGGPLPGPGCQGQPQGEAVASHSKGRKSSRWASAHKSPPVQESQSERLQAAGADSAGPKTVPSLLFAELWDPSAAWMQANYDLLSAFEAMTSQAEPEALSAPTFQEEAAFPGRRVNARLQVYSGSRPACQLQVLTLRQQCLPVLRNNPDALGDVGGVAYSVLEPVPEGWTPDQLYRTEKDNHALARETDELWRIHCLQDFKGEKPQEHESWRELYLRLRDAREQRLRVVTTKIRSALENKPSGRQTKMICFNSVAKTPYDASRREEKSAGAADPGNGEIKPAPQPAGSSQAASGLGDGGGGGGGGGGSSNEHAAPAAKTRKQAAKKVAPLMAKAVRDYKRRFSRR, encoded by the exons atggcggcaggctccactacgctgcgcgcagtgcagaagctgcaggtgcgtctggccacgaagacgaaccccaaaaagctggagaaatatttgcagaaactctccgccctgcccatgacggcagacatcctggcggagactggaatcagaaagacggtgaagcgcctgcggaagcaccagcacgtgggcgactttgccagagacttagcggcccggtggaagaagctggtgcttgtggaccgaaacaccgggcctgacccacaggacgctgaggacagcgcttcccgacagcgcctcggggaggctctccaggaccaggaaaaggcctggggcttcccagaaaacgcgacggcccccaggagcccatctcacagccctcagcacggacggacagcacgcagaacacctccgggacaacagagacctcacccgaggtctcccagtcgcgagcccagagccgagagaaagcgccccagaatggccccagctgattccggcccccgtcgggaccctccaacgcgcaccgctcccctcccgacgcccgagggccctgagcccgctgtgcccgggaagcaacccggaagaggccacgctcacgccgctcagggcgggcctctgccgggtccgggctgccagggccaacctcagggggaagcggtggcgagccacagcaaggggcgcaaatcgtcccgctgggcttcggctcacaaatcgcctcctgtccaggaaagccagtcagagaggctgcaggcggccggcgctgattccgccgggccgaaaacggtgcccagccttctcttcgcagagctctgggacccctcagcggcctggatgcaggccaactacgatctgctgtccgcttttgaggccatgacctcccaggcagagccagaagcactctccgcgccaacgttccaggaggaagccgctttccctggacgcagagtgaatgctaggctgcaggtgtactcgggctccaggcctgcctgccagctccaggtgctgacgctgcgccagcagtgcctcccggtgcttagaaacaatccggacgccctcggcgacgtgggaggggtcgcctactcggttcttgaacccgttccggaagggtggacgcctgatcagctgtatcgcacagagaaagacaaccacgcactcgctcgagagacagatgaattatggaggattcattgtctccaggacttcaagggagaaaagccgcaggagcacgagtcttggcgggagctgtacctgcggcttcgcgacgcccgagagcagcggctgcgagtagtgaccacgaaaatccgatctgcacttgaaaacaaacccagcggccgacagacaaagatgatctgtttcaactctgtggccaagacgccttatgatgcttccaggagggaagagaagtctgcaggagccgctgaccccggaaacggggagatcaagccagccccccagcccgcaggaagcagccaggctgcctccggcctcggggacggcggcggcggcggcggcggcggcggcg gcagcagcaatgagcacgcggcgcccgcggccaagacccggaaacaggctgccaagaaagtggccccgctgatggccaaggcagttcgagactacaagagaagattctcccgacgataa